DNA sequence from the Dioscorea cayenensis subsp. rotundata cultivar TDr96_F1 unplaced genomic scaffold, TDr96_F1_v2_PseudoChromosome.rev07_lg8_w22 25.fasta BLBR01000159.1, whole genome shotgun sequence genome:
AATTGTACTTGTTTAAGGACTAAAAGGGTAATTTTACCAAGTAAAAATTTTTGGCACTTAATTAAACTctataattcaaaatgaataaaagacGTTACAAATAAGTCTAAAATAAATTGGATAAAATAGAATGGAGTTTATGGAGTTTTATGTAATCGTAGAATGTTTCTTAGATTGAAAAGtaaattttatctaaaaatagTTAAGCCAACTATAATAAATGGATCAGAATATTAGGTGGTTAAGGAATAACACacttaaaaatgataaatgtgGCCAACGACCTTGGGGTCTATTGAGTGCCGAATtggccgatagagctctcaccgagtggtgaggtTCGATTCTCAGTGAAGCGCATTCtggggagttgtgaatagtggttgtgtcaCGAGTGGTTTCAGCTGCACGTGAGTGCGCCCGTCACTTGTTCCACGAGGCATGCGCACGTCCAcaggtctctagtgggttcgccccgctcctctttcccaaaaaaaaaatgataaatgtgACTGAAATAAGAGcgttaaaatagattttaagtGTTATTAggaaaaaaccaataaaaaaatagatttattcAAAATTGCTAGATTGGGAATATCATCTATtactgatattttattttattttatttttttgcgcTATTAAAAAAGTATCACTCGTAACTGGAAAAGAAAGATAACTAAAAAACTACAGATATCATATCAAAAGCTAAAACCAGTTGACAAAATACTCTTCATGATTTATCTTAGGGGGTCCAATCCTTTGTGAAATAGAGTCTCTTGTGTGATGTTTTCTATGCACCGTAAATCTATCCTCCAAATGATTCCAGTTTCTAGGAATTATTAGCTCAACATTACAGTTATCAACTTCACCAAACAGGTTAAGGATGCTCAGCTTCTCTTGTTCCAGTCTACAATTTGATCTCACATAATTTGTCTGAAGATGGCTGTAGACCTTTACACAGTTACCAAGGATGTAGTTGACTCTTAGCTTAAGTTCCTTGACTCTCTATTGCAATCTTTGGTGCTTTGGCCTCAAAGTTGTAATGTCGCAGCAACCTATAAATAAAAAGTTGTTGTTAGTATAACCTATCATTGGCAAGTTAGGGAAGAATCTATTAAGATAGTTTGGACGTATGAGTTCTTTAAAAACCCTTAAGTaccatataaaaaaagaaatttttaggTAAAATATTACGGGTAGATCGAAGAGagataaatctaaaaaaatattttgcagaAATTTACTTAATGATAtatctatgttttgttttatctattttttgaattttgatagAGCAATGTATGAGAAAAATAGATTTATACCGCCAACCCCAAATAGTTGAGACTAATAACTCTATTTTGTTGCAGTTGTAGGTTCATGCGTGAGTTCCATTTCAAACTGTTTTAAGGCTACCTTTAACCAACAAATCACATCCCTTATACAAATGGGCccaagttaaatatttaaagaagAGACCAGCCTTATTTATATCCTAAGTCTTGTCCTGGCTTGATTCTAAGTGAATTTCATTGTTATAATAAGGGGACTTTAACATTCATATTTTACCAAATTCATTTGGTTCcatttttagttatttcaaatcttgttatataaattaattagtgTTACATTTGTTATAATGTTCAATGCTGTtgattattgttaattatttgatttattgtttttaacttaatattaatttattgatgaaatttcagatttatgaaaataataataataataataataataataataataataataataataataataataataataataatgcaaggACATGGACATGATTCGgagttaaaaaacaaaaacaaaaacaaaaaacccttGAACATGCATTTGGCGGCTTCTTTTTAAGAGAAATCTTGAGTTCTCTGGAGTTCTTTGTGAACGATCCTAGAGATTAGATAACCATCACTAACTTTGCCTAAGTTCTTTTTCATCCCCACCTAGTTGTGCTATGAACACCATCTTCTTTGATTGTTTCCGTGGTCCTATTATATatctcttgttttgtttttcttgtttttggttcAATTTTTCCATGTTTAGTGGATGTTAGTTTCTATTTGTTTATCTTGTTGTATCTGACTTTATATTCAATGAAGTAACGGTTCaccaatttttatataaaagaaaaacatggatatgatttatttttattttgaattaatatgTTAATTCTTTGCTTAggaaaaacatttatatatgaaaattaaatttgtctttTACTTAGTTTCTTTCATACTTAAACACCAACACAACCTAACAACTAATTATGAAAAGAGTGCACATTTATTAACTGTCAGCtagaaaaatatcattattgaaacatagaaatctcacatttttaattatcaagCAGTGTACAAAACCCAATTAGTTCtaacttaatttattaattacaaaattgaCCATCTTTCAACAACATGAAGACTTTAATGTATACAATATGGTTTAAATTTCTAGTGCAATTAATAACAAACACATGCACTTCATTCTTATGGTTCAATTAAGTGCtcttcttaaaatatatatctataaagaGGAGTTGGTTGTACTTGCAATTAGattaaataaaagatttgacaaatgaaatgacaaattaaaatgggagagagagagagagagagagaatatatatatatatatatatatatatatgcggtTATAATTAAGGGAACATAGGAAAGGATAATAAAAAAGTAGAtggtctaaaatattaaaattaatgttatgGTTGGTGTTGGTTCAAAAAGATATAGCTGAAAACGCTATCAATTAATCTATTTACTTGATTGAGAGATGGAGGGAggatggtggtgatggtgagcTTTGCATTGTAGCATTtaacttgttcttcttcttcttctctgaatTCCTTTACTTATTCATGAATATCAGAGCAATATTGGCATGGCCATCAATGCACATCCATAAGAAGCAATTCATAACTCTTGCTAGTTAATGGTGTAGGTATGGAAGGAGGTTGGCCACATGCATCATTTTTCAACTAAATTTCATGCAggctatttaatttaattattatatcttaatataattaatgaaacCTCTTGATTAATAACTCGAACTCGGGCTCGGATTCGGGCTCAGGTTTTGTTCGGAATTGTACAAAGTAATGTTAGTCTTAGTGTAAATAATGAATACTATGATAGAGAACTCGGGCTTGGGCTTCATTTGGTCTGATTTACATTAGGGCCCGGGAATGGGTAGCCCGACCCGTGTAACCCTAATTGTCAACATGACATTGATTGAAACCAGTGTTAAAATTTGTATTAGGATCAATGCATGGAAATGCATGAAATAATGATTATAATGACATAACAAGCCTAATCCAACCAATTGGTAGTTGGCCTTTGAATGCAAGTTTAATTTTTCCATAATATGAAATCATTTTCATGTATATAACAAAGTACAGAATTTCCACTAAActtcattaattaaaaactcAATGAATGAGATGAGAGCATTTGTGGAGATCCAATTAGCAAGGAGTTAGATTTTGGTGGTTGAAGCCCTGAAGGAGAAGCATCAAGATGTCAATAGTTTGgtaatatatacatgcataaaaAAGAAGACTTGAATAGAGAGCAAGGAGAAGGTTTTTTCTAAAGCATTTAAGGTCACTTTACTTGTCACTTTTAATGCTTGGCCTGCCCTCCTTTTAATGAGTTCAATGAGACCCATTTAAGAACCCTCTTTAGTATCCAAACTTCTCTTGTTTCTTAACATGAAtgacttcttctccttctcctcctccttcttctcctccaaagaagaagaagaagaagacatcaAAGTAATGGCTAAGAGGAAAGCTTTACTTGAAGAGATGAATTTTGATGATCATCCAGAGCTCTCTCTTGCTCCTTCTCTTTCTACTTTCACTGACAACACTTACACTTCTTCCACTGAGTCAGAAGCTAACTCTTGTAGGAAGAGAAAGATGCTTCATGCTAGCATTGAACTCCATCTCAATCATCCTCTTCCTTTTGATTGGGAGCAATGCTTAGACCTACAagtaatatacatatttatatatatatatatagataagttATATCtgtttttaaagtttattaattatgatgatCATGTTTGTTATTACAGTCAGGGAGAGTGTATTACATGAATAGAGAAACACTAAAGAGGAGTTGGAGCAGGCCAAAGGAAAGAAAGGTAGACTTAGAGTTAAACATCTCAAGAAACTCAAGCATGGAGGAGATGATTAAGAAGGAggaggaaagcataataacaacaaGCAGCATGATTGCAGTGCCATGCTTCAACTGTCATCTTCTTGTCATGCTTTGCAAGTCTTCTCCTACGTGTCCTAATTGCAAGTATGTTTATCCTCTTCATGCACTTGAAACTCCTACCaatccttctcctcctcctcctcctcctgctCCCAAGTCCTTGGAAACCCTAAGTCTTCTCAACTAGATTGAagttagaaatatatatttaagctTTG
Encoded proteins:
- the LOC120253676 gene encoding uncharacterized protein LOC120253676, whose product is MNDFFSFSSSFFSSKEEEEEDIKVMAKRKALLEEMNFDDHPELSLAPSLSTFTDNTYTSSTESEANSCRKRKMLHASIELHLNHPLPFDWEQCLDLQSGRVYYMNRETLKRSWSRPKERKVDLELNISRNSSMEEMIKKEEESIITTSSMIAVPCFNCHLLVMLCKSSPTCPNCKYVYPLHALETPTNPSPPPPPPAPKSLETLSLLN